The DNA region ATATTGTCTTACATTGGCTGTTTCCTTCATTGTTCTAACCCTCAGCATTGTTTCTCTTCTAGTTACCGTTTCATGGACATGTTTCCCGACACCGCATTAATTCGGGAAATTCAGCGGGAACTCGACAACATCATCCAAGAGGGAGTACGGAATATCACGCGTCTCATCAGAGCCACCGACCCGACAATTACCAGCACGCTCTCAGGAACAGTCCCCAGTGGGCACGGTGGCGCCACAAAAGATACACCACGAGTCAGAAGAACTTCAAGCTCTCAAAGAGACTCTGGACAGACAATGGACAGCACGCTGACTAACCGTTTGGTGCGAGACGGACTGCTGACGTCTGAGATGTTGCAGCAGCTCCAGAGGGAGTGGTCTAAAGGACAGACCAAGGGGCTTATCGAGGAGAGCGCAGTTGATGTCAAATATAGTAACAAAGAGAATAGGAGGAAAAAGACAAAATGAACTATTACGTGTTCTGGACTTCTTCAATACACACAGGCTCCAACCTGATACAAAACGTATGTAGAGTACTGTATGTAAGTGAGGTCTGTTGCAATGAACGGAAATGTAGCAGTGATAATGCAACATTAGGAGCAGGTAAGGCTTACGGTACGTATCTTGCTCAATATTCTCAACATTCACGATTGGAGACTTTTAGGTGACACTGAACTACATCATAATTATTATTCATCTTTGTACACATACCCAGAAATCATGTGGAGCATTCTGTGAGGATTGTGCTTCCAACAGCCCATTGTATCAAAGTACTCTTATTGTCTGGACATATACATCATGCCAATCAGTTTTAGTGTTAAAACAATCTCAAAACTTATTTTCCCTGTATTTTACTTTCTTGTTGTATTAGTGTAATTAACTTTCAATAATTCACATTAATGTGATCCAATACAAGAGCGGCATCCAAAATTctgcctttacaaagataataattTGACTATTTGTGGCTGTGGCCATCCGTTTACGACAATTTTACAGTTCTAGTGCGGACTTTTATTATGTCTTGTCTACACAATTGTTTTTTGTTAAACAAAGCAAAAGAGttgacttaaaaaaaatgtgtgtttagtaTAAGATAATGTGGAGATGagtgaaaataaaacatttaacataATACCCATATTCATGTTTGAGTTTTAATCAGTGTAGGAGAACAATTTTGAAAGTAGATTTTCCCAAACAaaattttaatgtaacatttccaTTTTGCAGTTGGGAGTTATAAAATCCCTAAATACAACTATTACGTGTTTTCCGGTGTTTACACTGTCAAACAGGTTGCAACCTTACTTTGGCAAGACGTTCTCCTAGGCTGCATGGAGTGTGATACGATTAACAATATACACTTCGAGGCCAGCAGACTGTTTAACTTTTGCAATGacgataacactttttttttggttgttcaggTTTGCAAAGCACAGCCACATTTTGAAACTTAGCTGTGTGGCTCAACAAAGGTGAATTATGATCCACACAAAAATgtatcattgactttcttgaaaTAATAAAAGCAGTAGAAggaatatcatccatccatcttctaccgcttgtcccttacagggtcgcaggggtgctggagcctatcccagctgtatgtTGGGTTTAAACTGCTTACAACCACTAGGGGACATACTTGCATTTAATCTGCAGATTCAAGGGCCTTCCAGTGGACATGCACTGACCAGCCATGatgttcagaatcagaatacctttattgtcattgtatggaaacaatgAAAtcggacagcaatccagctcagtgcttttaaaacaacctacattaaatagtcttaagacaacaaacaataataaaacaacttaaaatgtaaaaacataatgaaatgttaaaaacatattgcacagtagatctcttatcagaggtaagcaagttaataaagtggtgagtgttcaggtacgtGCAGAGTTTAAGGCAATAACAGCTCTatgatagaaactgtttttcaatctaattgtccttgctttgatggtcttatagcgcctctctgagggcaagagttcaagccagtggtgacctgggggGGATAagtccctgaggatgctgtttgctctcctgttgcagtgtctcttatacagctcctctagagatgtaagaggACATGTAGTGATCCTCTGGGCCGTGTTTATGACCCCCTGTAATCTCTTTCTCTCTGCCACCGTGTAGCTAGAAAACCACACGGAGATGCCGTAGGTCAGATGTGTAAGTGTGGAATGGACTGCTTTTGCTATGGCATTCTCTGTAGATCGGTTTGCTCTATATGCAAACTGGTGAGGGTCGAGTGTAGGTGGTATGATAGCGGTGATATGGCTTCGGACCAGTTTCTCAAAACACTTCATGATGGTTGGTGTAGGAGCTACTGGCGGTAGTAATTTGGGCTGCTGGCGTTTACTTTCTTTGGCAGGGGGATTATTGTGGGGGACTTTAGGCAAGGTGGAATCACGCCCTGTGATAGGGACTGATTGAATATCTTAGTAAAGACATTTGCCAGTTGGTCCGCACAGTCCTTCAAAACCCTTCCTGTCATGCCATCTGGTCCCGCCGCTTTCCTTGGGTTTACAGCTCGCAGTGTGCGCCTGACCCCCTGCACCTGAGGATGTTGCTGTGGCTGTGGTGACGCCTCCGGTGTCTCCACCTCAAAACGAGCGAAGAAGTGGTTTTAACTCCTCAGCTGATGAAGCGTCCCCGCCGGCTGCGGCGCAGTTGCTGGTTTTGTAGTTGGTGATGTGTTGGACCCCTTGCCACATCTGCCTTGTGTTAATACTGCTGAAGTGACCCTCAATCTTATGCTTGTTAATCGCTTTAGCCCTCTTAATGCTTTTGTCCAAAGAGATTCTTGACGCCTTGTAGAGGGCCTCGTCTCCATTTCTGAAAGCACTATTTCTCTCCTTCAACAGGATTTTGACCTCTCTGGTCATCCGGGGATGACCAGAGATGGTTGCTCACTCAGCAGGACGAATGAAGGGCATGCATGATATTACAGTACAGAACAGGCATTTCTTGCGACAATGTCATTATCTGGCCTTCACACACAACTGCTGAgcgacacttaaaaaaaacaatgtccaCCGGTTTGCTCTCAAATCCGCTGTGGGAATGTTTTCACAACCACATGCTTGTGTTTGCCCTGCTGTGATTAGATTGCACTCCTCCAAACCTCAACccaacgcacgcacacacaatagTTTGGTTACAGGAGTCACAGACAAACACTGCAAATTAATGGCCTCAGGCTTACGTGAGACTAAACGGTATCACCTGGCACACATTTATACTCTTACTACTGTAGTTAAACTGTTATATTTTGATACTTCTGCTTTACCTGTCTGACTGGATGTTTACACAGCAGCCTGTCTAACCACCTACTGTTTTCTAATAAAAGACATGCTGTATATCTGGATTGTTACTATGGAATAGATTTgtgtttttcaaccctttttgagcggaggcacattttttgcgttgaaaaaatccgaaggcacaccaccagcagaaatcattaaaaaacgtaactcatttgacagtaaaaagtcgttgcaattgttggatatgactttaaaccataatcaagcatgcatcactatagcgcttgtctcaaaataggtgtactgtcacaacctgtcacatcacgccatgtcttattttgagtgttttgctgtttttctgtgtgtagtgttttagttcttgtcttgcacttctattttggtgactttttctctttttttggtattttcctgtagcagtttaatgtcttcctttgagcaatatttcccgcatctactttgttttagcaatcaagaatatttcagttgtttttatccttctttgtggggacattgttgattgtcatgtcatgtccggttgtactttgtggacgccgtctgctgctccacacgctgtaagtcttatTTGCTgttatccagcattctgtttttgtttactttgtcgccagttcagttttagttttgttctgcatggccatccctaagctttaatgccttctcttaggagcactcaccttttgttattttttggtttaagcattagatacctttttacctgcacacggcctcccgctgttcccgacatttacaaagcaattagctagcggctgccacttactgatatggaagagtattacacggttactctgccgagctctagacagcaccgacactcaacaacaacccaaataggtgaaattagatcatctctcacggcacaccagactgtatctcacgtgtGCCGTGGAAcagtagttgaaaaacactggaataaATAATGGAAAAAGCATTAAATCCACAGATGTGAAGATTTTGGCTCTGTATTGGGAATAGTAAAGTGGATTACAGGAAGGAAACGTACAGAGAAGTTGCGTGCTAACGGGTGTGAACTGTGAAACAGTAGGTAATCTTCCAGGGATTAACACATCACAATGCCAACATCTGATCCAGCCTGTGCCAAATGCAGCACAGTAAACCAATCCCTGACTGTCctactagtccaggggtcggcaacgtgCGGCTCTTGAGCAgcaagcggctctttagcgccctagtggctccctggagctttttcgaaAATGGATGAGAGTATTGGGCGTGCGCCATTTTGTCTTGATTTCGGAAGTCTTTGAAcggaccgtagtttgtttacatatacaactttccttgatgctgccacagaaaggtgtgttttatgccactccttctttgtctctatttgtccatctaacgttttatgctgtgcgtgaatccacaaaggtgagctttgtggatgttattgacttgtgcggagtgctaatcagacttatttggtcactgcatgactgcaagctagtcGATGCTAAtgtgctatttatgctagctgtatgtacataatgcatcattaagcctcgtatttgaggtatatttgagctcttttttttgtagtttccgtttcctgcaacttaaacacacacatctttacctttggacattctaagtcagtcatttccaggagttatcacactctgaaaagcctccgttttagtaatgttttccaatgtttcaaaattgtgtagaataaatattacatgtcaacatttctgtcaacgaagatttgtatcACCCTGCAACACACATTCATTtttatagtagtctaatatagctaatatagacacttacatcatgtgttgccttcattttaacacttatatacagtaaggctttacattttttgcggctccggacaagatttttttgttgttgtatttttggtccgataagcaaatggatggatggctctttcaatattttgggttgccgacccctgtactagtcaATAGCTCCACAATCACATCATTACTGGCTCTATCTGTACACTCTTAGAAATAAAAGTGCTAAGTAGGACCATATAAGATTCTTCGGCTAGTCCTCATAGGAGAACCCTTTTTGGCTCCAGGTAGAACCTTTTTATAAAGGTTCCACCTGGAACCCTTTTGGAGGGTTCTACCTAGAAACCAACATGAAGGGTTATACCTAGAACTGTGTGTGTAAGGTTCCACCCAGAACCCCCCATGAGAGGTTCTACAAAGAACCCacgcagggagttccactaagaacCCTTTCATTTGTCAAGGGTTTCATCTAGAACCCATGCAGGGAGTTCCAATAAGAACCCTTTCATGTTTCAAGGGTTTAATCTAGAACCCatgcagggagttccactaagaacCCTTTCATGTTTTAAGGGTTTCATCCAGAACCCACACAGGGAGTACCACTAGGAACCCTTTCGTATTTCAAGGGTTTCATCTAGAACCCACACAGGGAGTACCACTAGGAACCCTTTCGTATTTCAAGGGTTTCATCTAGAACCcacacagggagttccactaagaaccctttcgtatttcaagggtttcatctagaacccacacagggagttccactaagaacccttttgtatttcaagggtttcatctagaacccacgcagggagttccactaagaacCCATGCAGAGAGTTCCACTAAGAACCCTTTCGTATTTCAAGGGTTTCATCTAGAACCcacacagggagttccactaagaaccctttcgtttgtcaagggtttcatctagaacccatgcagggagttccactaagaacCCTTTAGTTTGTCAAGGGTTTCATCTAGAACCcacacagggagttccactaagaacTCTTTCATGTTTCAAGGGTTTCATCTAGACCTGACACAGGGGGTTCTAAAAACATCCCTTTTCAAAGGTTTTCACCGATAACCGTCTTGTCTTCTGAGGGTTCTATAAAGAACCATATTGTATTCTACAGATCAGTTTAGTTCATATTATAGTGTGGTCATTTATCATGTTGACATTGAACAAACATTCAAAACATTTTAATGAGAAAAACATTTAAAGATAGTCCAACAAAACAGGAGAGGCTGTGTAAGTCCCAGGGGAGAACAGGTCAAAAGTCAGCATAGGTCCAGTGTAATCAGCAACATGACAGGCCAGACACATCATGCTGTCCTCAGTAGGTGAATTTGTGTTAATAAATCTCCAGCAATGGTGACATGGCAGAAAGAGACACAAAATAGTTTTAGTTCAATCAATCCAAGGTGCACTTACTGCATTTACTGCGCCTTATTGTAAGCTATctacaaacaaaataatgcaTGGTCCAATGAAAAGAATCAGTGTACATACGGTATGTACTAATTGTGACAGTGGAACAGAATCATGAGAAAGTGAGGGAATCCCAAAGTTTTCACATTGATTTAAATAATGTTGAAATACTTTTCAGTGTTGTGTAACAAGTACTCAAAATGTTACGTATTGTAACAATAATGGAAATCTAGAGACGTCACTATGCCAAAATCAAACAAAATGTATTGGtccaaaatatttattaaataagggatatttttttatcaatatGTACAAACAAAGGGCAGCAGCAGGAATTTGACCATTAACAAGAACATAAAGCATGAAATCCCATGCTGCAACACATCTACTCACTACTCCCCACTTCCGACACAGTTGTATAGTCTCTTCACTGAAATGGGTACAACACTGTGGTCCTTGATCCCCAACACAAATCTTTCAATGAAAATAAGTTTTTCTCAGTTCCTTTGGGTACTGGACAGCAAAAACAAAATAGAGTGACATTAATGCACTCATAGCATATGATATGTCCATGCTGCTGCCCTCAGTCAAAACCTGTATACCATCCAGATATAGGGTTATCCTTTGCACCTGCAAAGGGTTCCCCTCGTGTGTGTTATGGAGCATGATTGCTGGAGTAGGCACGTTTGGCTCCTATGCAATAAAAACAGATACATGTCAGTAAATAAAACCTGCTGTGAAAACAGCAAAATGACTCAATGTTGCCATAATATGGATAATGCCAATTCCTAAATCTTGACCTTAAATGCAGTATTTACCTCCAGTAGAGTGTATAGAAAGGATGAGTCCTCTCTGAAAATGGAAGGCAGCAGTAGAATTGCTGCATCCCTAATGAGTCCTGAGGAAATAAaattattctgtgatattttttgttttcagAAATACAGATTGTGGCTCCTATAGATACACATATAGGCCTAGATACCTCGTCTTACTGAATCATCCAGGCAGGCATTGATTGCCCTCTGGCAGCAGTCCTTTAGGTCACACACAGATGCTCTTTGAACCATCTTCGTTGCCATTCGATCCAGCTCTGTGACCATTCTGCGATCAGCTTCTACAAGGAATTGCTCCTTCATCTCCCACAGAAGCTGTGAGGGATAAAAAGTGTCATCTCAAAATACTTGATCATAAATGAAATACACATACAATTAAATATGGTCAATTCAATGCTTGAAGATACCAACTATTTTAGGAAGCTTCAGTGCGGGAAACTTTTCGATGATTTCCTCTGCCTTGGCAGTTGCCATGAAGGTCTTTCGGTATGCATAGGTTCATCTCATTCTCTCCTTTAAAGAGTTCAGATCTGGGTGTACCTTAAGCATCTCTGTAGACATTTCATTGATGTGAGCTTCAATTCTCCTTTCATCCTCTCTACATTCTTCACTCTCCTGAGCCTACATGCATTCAAGAAAAATGACAAGCAATATAGTAAGAGGTAACCATTAAGAtggtgtacattttttttttaaaaagttatataaTATGGAAGAATCATCCTCTGTAACCTTCGTCTTATCTTTCTGCTACCACTATGTTGGAGACCAAGCTCAAGCCCGGTCTCCCTGCTCCTCCTACCCGCACATTAGTGTGTGCTCAACATGGATGTATTAGATCCATGGTGCTCACCAGCCCACCCATCCCTCCAAAGACGAGCTGGATGGCGACCGCAAGGCAGCTACCGACAACGTTAAAGCTCCTTCTAACATTGACaatatatactataatatttCATTAAAATAACTACGATAACCTTTTTAGGATGATTTAAGATTAATTGTACAGAtatattgtaacctattttgttATGGCAGCTCTCAGCAGAGCTTTGACAGGTATTTTATTGTTTGACCAGGAGCCACTGCATGACAGAGAGCGATGGTCAGAGGCCATTCACCAGTGGAGTCAGGATTGAGAGGACAAGCAAAGTTTCCCCTGCTGGACAAGACAGTATGAAGTATCTGTGAGAGCTGCCATAACAAAAATAGTTTACAATATAATTCATCACTGGTCAGAGCAGACATCTCAGTGCTAGCACAAAATGTGAGCACGAGGAGAATAAATCTGAACATGAAAAGGAGCTGTATCACTGAAGAGGAATGAAACCATGCTCTCAAACTGAAAATCCACACACTTGATTAAAGATAGGATGATTCTTCCATATGTTTCCAAAGACTCAAATATCATAGCACCATATTACTCATACATACAGTGGGCCTGTTGATGTGGAGAAGCTGGCTTGGTTGACCCGGAAAACTACGCTTCCTTCCAGATCCTGCCACAGCAAATTTTGCACGCATTTGTTGCACCATTGAGTCACCAATAAGGGGTCGCCTTTcctttttgaatttgttttttaaagactCACGTAAAGCATCCTGCAACCAAGACAGGGGAGTTACAGTAGCTATATCCTTACAATGGAGCTGAATGTGAACATATACTCTCTAATTTTGTGCTTACTCACATGTCCTGAACCAACTTTCTCCCGCATGAAGGGATACTTGCGTGTGAACCGGCTTAAAATCTCCGTATATTGTTTGGCTGagggatactttttttttttgggggggggggggggtatgtttGTACATACTATAGCAAGATTACACATCAGTGGAGGCTCCGAGTGAGAGTAGCAACAGTAAACCTAAGATAGGTATGTATTCTGATATGTCTGCAGGCATCCCCAATGTAAAAAGTGGCTTATAATCTCAACTAAAAGCTACAATGTGCAGTAATTGTCCGTAAGAATTATAAAGGAACCTACATAGTTTTGTTGCTGAGGGTGTCATATAGAGCTTGTATAAGAACAGATTTAATCTTGGTTCTCTGAGGGGCCAGAAGCTCTTGATCCTTTGCATCAAGTGCATCCCTTAGGGTTTTGGGGAAAACAAACTGCAGTGAAGCACTAGCTGTTTGCTCATCATGAGGTCTGAAATATGGAAAGATACAGACATGTGTTAGGCTGAGCTTTGTGAAGTAGCACTGAACTTACTGGAACTAGTACTGAGACATAGTTTCTTCCAGCAAATGACTAGAATAGCAGTATATTCACAGCATTTTACCTGGTttcatctgttgttgttgttgaagatgaAGACAAAGATGACAACGACGATGAAAATGACTTCAGGTCCTGAAGGCACCTAAGGAACTGAGCTTGTCTTTTTATTGAGGGGAACAATCTCTCCGTCATCCTCTGTTAGTAATGTAAGGGTCGCTCCATCAATGTCATTCTCTTCGAAGCAAAAgaaatataaattattatttgctaagaaaagaaaacaaatgtcattattttatgtAGTGTTGTGTTTTGCTCACTCTGTGTCAGTCTTCTAGGACGCCATGGCCTAGTGGCTTGTGGTGCAGAGTGATGAACAGGTTGTCATTAACATCTGTATATGCATCTAGTGGATGGAAATCTGCTTCATCCCCTGGTTTGAAGGCAACCCACTTCCTTGTGTTTTGGACACAGTACGCATGAAGGTGCTCCTCAAAATGTGTTGATGTATAGATAAGTCCACAAGCCAGCCACTGACCCCGATACTTAACAATATGGAGGACTTTTACAAAAATTGGGACCTCTTCCCCATGAACCACATAAAGTACAAATAAATCTCCAACTTTATATGTGGTACTGTCTATTACAATTTTTTCAGTCTTCCAGACTGTTTCATTTGGAATGTCCCCAGAAGTGATCACTTCTTTCAGTGCTTGTAGTTTGGATAGAGGTACTTCTCTACATGCATCAGGTGCCACAGCAGTGGCCGTGCCTTTCTGTATATCGTAACACTGGTGCATTTGATACCTTTTAGCAAGTGTTAATGAAATGTTCTGGAAGTTGCATACAACAGATGATAGATGCTTGAAATACAAATGTTTGGCTTCAAACCGAATGCACCAATGTGCTCTGAGAGGCCCAAATTCATGAATGAGTCGTGGATAGTGGACAAAATAGTGGGTTTTGGGGGTAAATTTGCCAGGAAAAAGGAGCTGGAGCTCTGCCAGAAATTCAGAGATGAGGGAGGACAGGTACCCAAGCCAACTGAGTTTGATTTGTGGGGCTAAGATGATGTCACAAATGTTCAGCAGAAGCAGGTACAGATGCCAGTGAGGGCTGTCTTTGGGAACAAATCCACCAATCATTAGAGGAAAGAGGCGAAAGACAGTCCACTTTTCTATTGCTTTCCCTGGCAGAGCTGCATCACGGAGAACTGATTCTTTTAGAGGCACAGGCTTATGCTTCTTGTCATTCTGGCCAAAGCAAAGTTTGTTCAATTGAGTATTGAACTTGTGGAGGGTTACAATTTTCTCCCCTTGAAACTTTTGCAATAGCAACTTAATTGTGTGGAACGGTGCCTTCCAGAACATCATGCATGATATCTGGGGGAAACTTCTCAGAAACCACAAAGTGCGTGTCAAGTTCTTCAGGTTTGTCACAGCTACGCCCAAACTTGAAAGGGCTAGTTGGACTCAAGAAGGTCTCAAAGGGACAACTCGATCCTTTTTCCTTGTGATTTATTGAGGTTTGATTTGAAGCAGTAAAATAAAGTGGGTTATCGATgtaaatgaatggatgaacagAATGAATAGTTGAATAGTGGGATGGTTGAATAGCTGAATAGCAGAATAGGTGAATAGTTGGGGTTgaatagtagataggggaatagtagataggTTGATAACCTTaatcaaacagaaaaaaaaacacattagtgTTTCAtaaacatacaacataatacatgctTTGCTTTTCTTTTAAATCAATCCAACCAAATTAATTTCCACTGATAGGGCCTAGGTTTAAGAATAAATTTAAACATTTCCAACAATATGAAtgaaattaaatttaaacaatccATCCTAATTATAAGAATAAACCTAAACATTactgatacttttttaaatttactttcagTCAACTTAAACAATTTTGTAAACATCAGTGAAATTATCTTTTTTAAACTTTCTCCTCAAtacaaaacaagcaaacaagcACTTCTTTCCCTTGGTTTCCTCACCAGTTGCGTCTTCTGAGTCCAAATAGGAgctgtcttccttcctcttagcagCATGTCAAAGGGCTGACTGACTGAAGCTCaaacattttgaccatgtgctctGAGCAGGTGAACAGGTGAATCCAATCGCACCAATTTGTTGGAAGCAGGTGGAGATGTTCAGCCCTCAGCTCTCACTGTTGCCCTTTCAGGCCTGGAGTGTGCTCTACAAATCAGTGGTGTTTGTGCTGCTCTGTACTTTGACTTGACAGTGAGGAATGACATGAAATGGACAGGGTCCTAACACACCATAAGCCTGTCTATCAGGATGGTCCACATGACATTTATGAACAGCAGGTGTACGTAGTACACAGGAATTTTCAGCTGTGTGGACTGCTAACGCCTCATGGCGGCACAGACAATGCCAGCAAATTCTTCCACTGCTGAAACAAGTAAAGAATCCAGCCAAAGAGTAAGCAGAAAGATTGTCGGACACTATAGATACGAGTGCCCCTTTGATTGTATGTTGTTCGCTGTTAATATTGATGGTCAACCCGTCAACTTGGAGTTTCAACAAGTCAGCTATCAGTGGTCTCAGAACTGATTCAtatccatatttctgcacaaacttGTGTCTCACAATGATAGCAACATGAATGTGCTGTAGTTGTGATCTGTACTTTGGGGGTAGATttacaataacaaaataaaaagtcaataTTTTGTGTTTCAACTTCTTAGACCCCAAACAATTCAAAACCTCAAATTCATCATTGTATAACTGTATCTGCAATTTTTTTTCTGCAACACTGAAAAAAGGGTGATTCCTAAAAATTGATCCATCGCAAAAGTTGCCTAGAATGCCTCCTGTAGACACCCTTAGAtcctctaaaacaggggtcaccaacctttttgaaaccaagagctacttcttgggtactgattaatgcgaagggctaccggtttgatacacacttaaataaattgccagaaatagccaatttgctcaatttacctttaacgctatgtta from Entelurus aequoreus isolate RoL-2023_Sb linkage group LG02, RoL_Eaeq_v1.1, whole genome shotgun sequence includes:
- the LOC133663158 gene encoding uncharacterized protein LOC133663158; protein product: MREKVGSGHDALRESLKNKFKKERRPLIGDSMVQQMRAKFAVAGSGRKRSFPGQPSQLLHINRPTAQESEECREDERRIEAHINEMSTEMLKLLWEMKEQFLVEADRRMVTELDRMATKMVQRASVCDLKDCCQRAINACLDDSVRRGLIRDAAILLLPSIFREDSSFLYTLLEEPNVPTPAIMLHNTHEGNPLQVQRITLYLDGIQVLTEGSSMDISYAMSALMSLYFVFAVQYPKELRKTYFH
- the LOC133663165 gene encoding uncharacterized protein LOC133663165, whose protein sequence is MMFWKAPFHTIKLLLQKFQGEKIVTLHKFNTQLNKLCFGQNDKKHKPVPLKESVLRDAALPGKAIEKWTVFRLFPLMIGGFVPKDSPHWHLYLLLLNICDIILAPQIKLSWLGYLSSLISEFLAELQLLFPGKFTPKTHYFVHYPRLIHEFGPLRAHWCIRFEAKHLYFKHLSSVVCNFQNISLTLAKRYQMHQCYDIQKGTATAVAPDACREVPLSKLQALKEVITSGDIPNETVWKTEKIVIDSTTYKVGDLFVLYVVHGEEVPIFVKVLHIVKYRGQWLACGLIYTSTHFEEHLHAYCVQNTRKWVAFKPGDEADFHPLDAYTDVNDNLFITLHHKPLGHGVLED